One Leptolyngbya ohadii IS1 genomic window carries:
- a CDS encoding nucleoside hydrolase, translating to MQFNQSKIILDTDPGGDDSFALLWLMSLARQGFAEIVAVTASAGNVNARDTFIGARKLLALGGFKAVEVGRGVGQASAEIEDAVHIHGADGMGNLSHTLPQVSQSYEEARPSDEVLIEKLQAMPGEITLVAIAPLTNLAAAERKSPGILKNAREIVIMGGAFQIAGNVTPEAEFNIAFDPEAAQVVFNSRSDLIVIPLDVTHPLIFTPEMAKQVSQLNPGHPIAQFIVPLCEFMTTTAMAFRETQGIAGFLVHDAATLAYLFYPELIRFQRAQVEIETQGTWTRGKTLFDRRYTAKRSANAWAALQINATDLLAVLVEDLKQLVRG from the coding sequence ATGCAGTTTAACCAATCCAAAATTATCCTGGATACCGATCCGGGCGGCGATGATTCCTTTGCGCTGCTGTGGCTAATGAGTCTGGCGCGGCAGGGATTCGCTGAAATTGTGGCGGTTACTGCTTCCGCTGGTAATGTCAATGCCCGTGATACCTTTATTGGGGCGAGGAAACTGCTGGCTCTGGGCGGCTTTAAGGCGGTCGAGGTAGGGCGGGGCGTGGGGCAGGCGAGTGCGGAAATTGAAGATGCTGTCCATATTCACGGTGCCGACGGTATGGGCAACCTATCCCACACGCTGCCACAGGTTAGCCAATCCTACGAAGAGGCGCGTCCCTCCGATGAGGTTTTGATTGAGAAGCTGCAAGCGATGCCGGGAGAAATTACGCTCGTTGCGATCGCACCACTCACTAACCTGGCAGCCGCAGAGCGCAAATCGCCCGGAATTCTTAAGAACGCCAGGGAAATTGTGATTATGGGGGGAGCGTTCCAAATCGCGGGAAACGTCACACCGGAAGCCGAGTTTAATATTGCATTTGATCCAGAGGCAGCACAGGTCGTCTTTAACAGCCGCAGTGATTTAATCGTTATCCCGCTTGATGTGACGCACCCGCTCATCTTTACGCCGGAAATGGCAAAACAGGTGAGTCAGCTTAATCCTGGGCATCCGATCGCCCAATTTATAGTGCCGCTCTGCGAATTTATGACCACGACCGCTATGGCATTTCGGGAAACTCAGGGCATTGCTGGCTTTCTGGTGCATGATGCGGCTACCCTTGCCTACCTGTTCTACCCGGAACTAATACGGTTTCAGCGGGCACAGGTCGAAATTGAAACCCAGGGCACCTGGACGCGCGGTAAAACCCTGTTCGATCGTCGCTATACGGCAAAGCGATCGGCAAATGCCTGGGCTGCGCTCCAAATTAACGCTACCGATCTGCTGGCTGTCCTGGTCGAAGACCTGAAGCAGTTAGTTCGAGGCTAG
- a CDS encoding response regulator: MNESDEDDIEQVIRVCLEHIARWNVVSIAATDAGLLPLPHVQPDAILFNARLSRGSNLSFIQKQTLQHLRRYALTRFIPILLLIDTASWIAGDQLRSLGVAGAIAKPFNPVTLPEKISEIVGWNRF; this comes from the coding sequence GTGAATGAAAGTGATGAGGATGATATTGAACAGGTTATCCGAGTTTGCTTAGAACACATTGCCAGATGGAATGTTGTTTCTATTGCGGCAACCGATGCAGGGCTGCTTCCACTGCCCCATGTTCAGCCTGATGCAATTCTGTTTAATGCTCGGCTGTCCCGTGGCTCCAACTTGAGCTTTATTCAGAAGCAAACCCTCCAACACCTTCGGCGATATGCGCTGACTCGGTTTATTCCAATTCTGCTGCTGATTGATACTGCCAGCTGGATCGCGGGAGATCAATTGCGATCGCTAGGGGTTGCAGGAGCGATCGCTAAACCCTTCAATCCCGTGACGCTGCCTGAAAAAATCAGCGAGATTGTCGGCTGGAACAGATTTTGA
- a CDS encoding surface-adhesin E family protein gives MQQWIKQRVPLFLITMTVATIGLCLGRSEVRAQEAWVEVTTNAVGDRFLVNQNSIERSQDTVRYWEYRQFQQPNNAFLDVEVEQPVYGVMIYRSVDCTSGAERTRRLVIFDQDRQVIQRINYDDNGSLTQPAPGSSAAQVVRHVCTAQS, from the coding sequence ATGCAGCAATGGATTAAGCAGAGAGTGCCCCTGTTCCTAATCACAATGACGGTGGCTACGATCGGACTGTGTCTGGGAAGATCAGAGGTTCGGGCACAGGAAGCCTGGGTGGAAGTTACTACCAACGCGGTTGGCGATCGGTTTCTGGTGAATCAAAACTCGATTGAGCGATCGCAAGACACCGTCCGCTACTGGGAATATCGGCAGTTTCAGCAGCCCAACAATGCGTTTTTAGACGTTGAAGTTGAACAGCCCGTGTATGGGGTCATGATTTATCGATCGGTGGACTGTACCTCTGGTGCTGAACGTACCCGCCGTTTAGTTATCTTTGATCAAGACAGACAGGTTATCCAGCGCATTAATTACGATGACAATGGCAGCTTGACGCAGCCCGCACCGGGAAGCAGTGCCGCTCAGGTCGTTCGCCATGTCTGTACAGCGCAATCCTAA